In Heptranchias perlo isolate sHepPer1 chromosome 7, sHepPer1.hap1, whole genome shotgun sequence, a genomic segment contains:
- the LOC137323859 gene encoding gamma-crystallin S-1-like, with protein MSKSLKGQIIFYEDRNFQGRHYECSTDYADLSSYFSRCNSIRVESDWWVLYERPNYMGYQYVLSRGEYPDYQRWMGFNDSIRSCRTYPYYRGRSYRMKIYERPDFGGQMMEFMDDCPSVYDRFRSRDIHSCHVMDGYWIFYEHPNYRGRQYFMRPGEYRRFSDWGGYNSTIGSFRRMRDF; from the exons atgtccaaatccttaaagggacag ATCATCTTTTACGAGGACAGGAACTTCCAGGGTCGGCACTACGAGTGCAGTACTGACTATGCTGACCTGTCCTCTTACTTCAGCCGCTGCAACTCCATCCGTGTTGAGAGTGACTGGTGGGTGCTGTATGAGAGACCCAATTACATGGGATATCAGTATGTTCTGAGCAGGGGAGAATATCCTGACTACCAGCGCTGGATGGGATTCAATGACAGCATCAGGTCATGTCGCACCTACCCATAC TACAGAGGAAGGTCATACAGAATGAAGATTTACGAGAGGCCTGACTTTGGAGGACAGATGATGGAATTCATGGATGACTGTCCATCTGTCTACGATCGTTTCCGCTCCCGTGACATTCACTCCTGCCATGTGATGGACGGTTACTGGATCTTCTATGAACATCCCAACTACAGAGGCCGTCAGTACTTCATGAGACCCGGTGAATACAGGAGATTCAGTGACTGGGGTGGTTACAACTCAACTATCGGATCTTTCAGACGTATG
- the LOC137324025 gene encoding gamma-crystallin S-1-like, protein NIFSQIIFYEDRNFQGRHHECSTDCADLSSYFSRCNSIRVESDWWVVYEKPNYMGYQYVLSRGEYPDYQRWMGYNDNIGSCRTYPHYQGDSYRMRIYERPDFGGQMMEFMDDCPSVYDRFRYRDIHSCHVMDGYWIFYEHPNYRGRQYFMRPGEYKRFSDWGSSCGTVGSFRRMRDF, encoded by the exons AATATCTTTTCACAGATCATCTTTTACGAGGACAGGAACTTCCAGGGTCGGCACCACGAGTGCAGTACTGACTGTGCTGACCTGTCCTCTTACTTCAGCCGTTGTAACTCCATCCGTGTTGAGAGTGACTGGTGGGTGGTGTATGAGAAACCCAATTACATGGGATATCAGTATGTTCTGAGCAGGGGAGAATATCCTGACTACCAGCGCTGGATGGGATACAATGACAACATCGGGTCATGTCGCACCTACCCACAT TACCAAGGAGATTCCTACAGAATGAGGATTTACGAGAGGCCTGACTTTGGAGGACAGATGATGGAATTCATGGATGACTGTCCATCTGTCTATGATCGTTTCCGCTACCGTGACATTCACTCCTGCCATGTGATGGACGGTTACTGGATCTTCTATGAACATCCCAACTACAGAGGCCGCCAGTACTTCATGAGACCCGGTGAATACAAGAGATTCAGTGACTGGGGCAGCTCTTGCGGAACTGTCGGATCTTTCAGGCGCATGAGGGACTTCTAG